The Oceanisphaera avium genome includes a region encoding these proteins:
- a CDS encoding DUF2726 domain-containing protein, translating to MDMELFTSLTSIIVLSVLFFIVVVLISIKARSRKLIHPYKRLNAIFTPAERSFFGVLSQAVGDDAAIFGKVRVADVLTPQKSTVKGVWQTAFNKISAKHFDFVLCRKHDLSFLCAIELDDRSHNSAKRQIRDAFLEDACQSAVFPLIRFPAQATYKVSELHYALKIYLSDLQAK from the coding sequence ATGGATATGGAATTGTTCACGTCGCTCACATCAATAATTGTTTTAAGTGTTTTGTTTTTTATTGTTGTGGTTTTGATAAGTATTAAAGCTCGCAGTAGAAAATTAATTCATCCGTATAAAAGATTAAATGCGATCTTCACTCCCGCTGAACGTTCCTTCTTCGGCGTATTAAGCCAAGCGGTAGGGGATGACGCTGCTATTTTTGGTAAGGTGCGGGTAGCAGACGTGCTCACACCGCAAAAAAGTACGGTAAAGGGCGTGTGGCAAACGGCATTCAATAAGATCTCTGCCAAACACTTCGACTTTGTATTATGCCGCAAACATGACTTGTCGTTCTTATGTGCCATAGAGCTGGACGATCGCTCTCATAACAGCGCTAAAAGACAGATTAGAGATGCTTTTTTAGAAGACGCATGCCAATCCGCTGTTTTCCCTTTGATCCGCTTTCCCGCTCAAGCAACTTATAAAGTGAGTGAGCTCCATTACGCCTTAAAGATATACTTGTCAGACCTACAAGCTAAATGA
- a CDS encoding MBL fold metallo-hydrolase RNA specificity domain-containing protein, protein MQQAAIFVLHHGATEGVTGSCHQLQVGEASILIDCGLFQGREQRDGLAIDFAIEQLRALVVTHVHIDHVGRIPYLLAAGFTGPIYCSAPSALLLPAILEDALKIGFTKNKALIAQILAKLESQLCPLAYNDWQPIADMELKIRLQRAGHILGSAYVECATANQTIVFSGDLGAPHSPLLMPPQAPVTADVLILESTYGDKNHDSRVDRRLRLKAAIEHALTDGGTLLIPAFSLGRTQDLLYEIEGIISEFGQGHAAPNLPWQELEIVVDSPLAANFTALYRKLKPFWNLEAQARLKAGRHPLAFEQMTVIDNHQDHLNAVQYLARSHKPFIVLAGSGMCTGGRVVNYLKALLGESRNDVLFVGYQAEGTPGRAILDYGPAFNPHQVDETPSEVAVSAKPEPWVELDGHRYIIRAQVHQVSGYSAHAGQDDLLNFATAISPPPKQIRLVHGEAHAKAVLQHKLNELLPDTEVLIP, encoded by the coding sequence ATGCAGCAAGCGGCCATCTTTGTTTTGCATCACGGTGCAACAGAGGGCGTTACCGGTTCTTGCCACCAATTACAGGTAGGCGAGGCGAGCATATTAATAGACTGCGGATTATTTCAAGGCCGAGAGCAGCGTGATGGTTTAGCAATAGATTTTGCCATTGAACAGCTTCGCGCCTTGGTTGTTACTCATGTGCATATCGATCATGTGGGGCGTATTCCTTACTTACTAGCAGCAGGGTTTACGGGCCCTATTTATTGCTCGGCGCCCTCAGCACTCTTATTGCCCGCCATATTAGAAGATGCGCTAAAAATCGGCTTTACTAAAAATAAAGCGTTAATCGCCCAGATATTAGCCAAGCTTGAGTCGCAACTTTGCCCGCTGGCCTATAACGACTGGCAGCCCATCGCGGATATGGAGCTAAAAATTCGCTTGCAAAGAGCCGGTCATATCTTAGGCTCGGCTTATGTTGAGTGTGCCACTGCTAACCAAACTATTGTGTTTAGTGGCGACTTAGGCGCACCGCACTCGCCATTATTAATGCCACCCCAAGCGCCCGTTACAGCAGATGTGTTAATTCTTGAAAGCACGTATGGCGATAAAAATCATGACAGTCGAGTTGATCGCCGCTTACGCTTAAAAGCCGCCATTGAGCATGCTCTGACAGATGGTGGCACCTTATTGATCCCCGCCTTTAGTCTGGGACGCACCCAAGATTTATTATATGAAATTGAAGGCATTATCAGCGAATTTGGCCAAGGCCATGCGGCACCCAACTTACCGTGGCAGGAGCTTGAAATTGTGGTGGACTCCCCACTGGCTGCTAACTTTACTGCTCTTTATCGTAAGCTAAAACCGTTTTGGAATCTTGAAGCACAAGCGCGACTTAAAGCTGGGCGCCATCCCTTGGCTTTTGAGCAAATGACGGTGATCGATAATCATCAAGATCACTTAAACGCCGTGCAATATTTAGCTCGCAGCCATAAGCCCTTTATCGTGCTAGCGGGCTCCGGCATGTGCACCGGTGGCCGCGTTGTCAATTACCTTAAAGCCCTATTGGGGGAGTCCCGCAACGACGTATTGTTTGTTGGCTACCAAGCCGAAGGCACGCCAGGGCGCGCTATTTTAGACTATGGACCCGCGTTCAATCCTCACCAGGTCGATGAAACTCCAAGTGAGGTTGCCGTTTCAGCTAAGCCAGAGCCTTGGGTAGAGCTGGACGGTCATCGCTATATTATTCGCGCCCAAGTGCATCAAGTTAGCGGCTATTCTGCCCATGCCGGCCAAGACGATTTACTTAACTTTGCTACCGCCATTAGCCCACCACCTAAACAAATACGCTTAGTCCACGGCGAAGCACATGCCAAAGCTGTATTGCAGCATAAGCTCAACGAGTTACTGCCAGATACAGAGGTGCTGATCCCTTAA
- a CDS encoding ferritin family protein, whose protein sequence is MQVTNFTQLIDWTRQLHQQLAQVLTRGGELHSQERARMLLKSLAEQEQELANTLHEFDQQTKTEALDAYVPYLYSAFEQRPINTQQVYTQPFDRLSIAEISKMMFEVHDQVVDFYQRLAQESQVPEAKELVDSLLELEQEAEKQIASKIQGMEDM, encoded by the coding sequence ATGCAGGTCACCAATTTCACGCAGCTTATTGATTGGACTCGCCAACTGCACCAGCAACTCGCTCAAGTATTAACCCGTGGTGGTGAGCTACATTCACAAGAGCGCGCCCGGATGCTACTTAAAAGCTTAGCCGAACAAGAGCAAGAGCTGGCTAATACCCTTCACGAATTTGATCAACAAACCAAAACCGAAGCGCTAGATGCCTATGTCCCTTATTTATATTCGGCTTTTGAGCAGCGCCCTATTAATACCCAGCAAGTCTATACCCAACCTTTTGACCGTTTATCTATTGCCGAAATCTCAAAGATGATGTTTGAGGTACACGATCAAGTGGTGGATTTTTATCAAAGGCTGGCTCAAGAAAGCCAAGTACCAGAAGCTAAAGAGTTAGTAGACTCCTTGCTAGAATTAGAGCAAGAAGCAGAAAAACAGATCGCCAGTAAAATTCAAGGAATGGAAGATATGTAA
- a CDS encoding nuclease-related domain-containing protein codes for MANFDYVTANKLTLDAHGYKSTNRILILLVGLGIAFVVSAFYLPATPLVLVLIALCWWLQKSHPVLLAGAAGEDKVMERLRQLPDTFTVYNQVDIPNARSRTGFNEADIIVVGPNAVFIIEVKHNSGRISGSDSDAQWRVKKVSRRGGIYGKTMRNPIAQVKRLIWLLSGELKAKHSRAWIQGVVLFSHHNVSANIANDSNVPIMGNEQLIDYLLSYSAKFDIENPPKLVKHIAALKGA; via the coding sequence GTGGCTAATTTTGATTATGTCACTGCCAATAAGCTGACATTAGATGCCCATGGTTATAAAAGCACCAATCGTATCTTGATCCTATTAGTCGGGTTAGGTATTGCCTTTGTGGTGTCTGCTTTTTACTTGCCTGCGACCCCATTGGTATTAGTGCTCATCGCCTTATGCTGGTGGCTGCAAAAAAGTCATCCGGTGTTACTCGCAGGTGCAGCAGGTGAAGATAAAGTAATGGAGCGCTTGCGCCAACTCCCCGACACTTTTACCGTGTATAACCAAGTAGATATTCCTAATGCAAGATCGCGCACTGGCTTTAATGAAGCAGATATTATTGTAGTGGGGCCGAATGCCGTTTTTATTATTGAAGTAAAACACAATAGCGGGCGTATTAGTGGCAGCGACAGTGATGCCCAATGGCGCGTTAAAAAAGTGAGTCGCAGAGGCGGCATTTATGGTAAAACCATGCGCAATCCCATTGCTCAGGTTAAGCGCTTAATTTGGTTATTGTCGGGCGAGTTAAAAGCGAAGCACTCCCGAGCTTGGATCCAAGGAGTGGTATTATTTAGTCATCATAATGTGAGTGCTAATATCGCTAATGACTCTAATGTGCCGATTATGGGCAATGAACAATTAATAGATTACCTATTAAGTTATTCTGCAAAATTTGATATTGAGAACCCGCCTAAATTAGTGAAACACATTGCCGCCTTAAAAGGCGCCTAG
- a CDS encoding methyl-accepting chemotaxis protein produces the protein MNNLTIRLRVLLLALVPVIALTVFLTAYNYHQTQKIGDRAVSNFSKSLYENQEDELRNNLQLATTAIAHLYNHPDATTDPSIKEQAWQILRQLRFDDSGNEGYFFAYDLNGVSLMNGMNPAIEGKNLWDTQDPNGVYTTRSLLKAAQENTFSHYSWENKSTGTVDPKIVSGVLLPKWNAMIGTGMWTSGLEQDVQAMQGRVNQSISDTVKGSIATAIIALILIVILALIVVRSIIGPLNVAVKAMHDIANGDGDLTRRLAVNGKDEISQLSLAFNSFANQVHDLVKRVLSSSRTLNEASTELGQTMQAAESGVQRQKTESDQVATAMNEMTATAQDVASNASEASHAANNASAQVRDAQGLLYQTQQVISGLSEQVAEGVKVIETLGEDSNQIDTVLEVIRAIAEQTNLLALNAAIEAARAGEAGRGFAVVADEVRTLASRTQQSVQEIQHTIEVLQNGATNAVTIIAAISERSDATVSETTQVNEALQRITAAVNTITEMNTQIASAAEEQTSVSELINQNVHQIVVITDETSEGTQRASSATERLAALAIELEKEVARYKV, from the coding sequence ATGAACAATCTTACTATTCGGCTACGGGTGTTGCTTTTAGCATTAGTGCCCGTCATTGCGCTTACCGTGTTTCTCACCGCTTATAACTACCACCAAACCCAAAAAATTGGTGATAGGGCCGTGAGTAATTTTTCAAAGAGCCTTTATGAAAACCAAGAAGATGAGCTAAGAAATAACCTCCAGCTTGCCACTACCGCCATTGCTCATCTATATAATCATCCCGATGCCACCACGGATCCGAGCATTAAAGAACAAGCTTGGCAAATATTGCGACAATTACGCTTTGATGACTCAGGTAATGAGGGATACTTTTTTGCCTATGATCTTAACGGCGTGAGTTTAATGAATGGCATGAACCCCGCCATAGAAGGTAAAAATTTATGGGATACCCAAGATCCTAATGGCGTTTACACTACTCGCAGCTTATTAAAAGCGGCTCAAGAGAATACTTTTAGTCATTACAGCTGGGAGAATAAAAGCACAGGTACCGTGGATCCCAAAATCGTCTCTGGCGTGCTCTTACCGAAATGGAACGCCATGATTGGTACCGGTATGTGGACCTCTGGCTTAGAACAAGACGTACAAGCCATGCAGGGGCGCGTTAATCAGTCCATTAGTGACACCGTTAAAGGCTCGATTGCTACTGCCATTATCGCTTTAATACTGATTGTGATTTTAGCTTTAATTGTGGTGCGCAGCATCATAGGGCCACTCAATGTGGCAGTAAAAGCCATGCATGATATTGCTAATGGCGATGGGGATCTTACCCGCCGCTTAGCAGTAAATGGTAAAGATGAAATTAGTCAGCTGTCATTGGCCTTTAATAGTTTTGCCAATCAAGTACACGATTTAGTAAAACGAGTGCTAAGCTCATCGCGCACCCTTAATGAAGCCAGCACCGAGCTTGGCCAAACTATGCAAGCGGCAGAGTCGGGCGTGCAGCGTCAAAAAACAGAAAGTGACCAAGTGGCCACCGCTATGAATGAGATGACGGCCACTGCACAAGATGTCGCCAGTAACGCCAGTGAAGCTTCTCATGCGGCAAATAATGCCAGTGCCCAAGTTCGCGATGCTCAAGGCTTGTTATATCAAACTCAACAAGTCATTTCGGGATTATCTGAGCAAGTAGCAGAGGGCGTTAAGGTCATTGAAACCCTAGGCGAAGACTCAAACCAGATTGATACCGTGCTAGAGGTGATCCGCGCCATTGCCGAGCAAACGAACTTACTCGCGCTGAACGCAGCCATAGAAGCTGCCCGAGCGGGTGAGGCAGGGCGGGGCTTTGCGGTGGTGGCTGATGAAGTGCGCACCTTAGCCAGTCGTACCCAACAAAGCGTGCAAGAAATTCAACACACCATAGAAGTGCTACAAAATGGCGCCACTAATGCCGTGACTATTATTGCTGCCATAAGTGAGCGCAGTGATGCGACTGTAAGCGAAACGACGCAAGTTAACGAAGCTTTACAGCGTATTACTGCTGCAGTAAATACCATTACTGAAATGAACACCCAAATTGCCAGTGCCGCTGAAGAGCAAACCAGTGTATCGGAATTAATTAACCAAAATGTGCACCAAATTGTGGTAATCACCGATGAAACCAGTGAAGGCACACAACGCGCCAGCAGCGCCACCGAGCGTTTAGCAGCACTAGCCATTGAGCTAGAAAAAGAAGTTGCCCGTTATAAGGTGTAA
- a CDS encoding glucose 1-dehydrogenase yields the protein MNPASLFDLKGKVAIITGGAKGIGKGCSQMLAAHGAKIVIADFNLEAAQATASEIQEAGGHARAVQCNVLEDTDLTNLVDTTLAEFGQINILVNNVGGGGAGRESPASLSVEQFARTFELNVFSNWRLAQLCAPHMENAGYGSIINMSSMSSINKSPAISAYASSKAAINHMTANLAFDYGPAGIRVNAVGPGAVRTDALASVLTPEIEATMLAHTPLKRLGEPEDIAGAVLYFAAPISNWVSGQVLFVNGGGVQTLD from the coding sequence ATGAACCCAGCAAGCTTGTTTGATCTAAAGGGAAAAGTCGCCATTATTACCGGTGGCGCTAAGGGTATTGGTAAAGGCTGTAGCCAGATGTTAGCCGCACACGGCGCTAAGATAGTGATTGCCGATTTTAACTTAGAAGCGGCTCAAGCCACCGCCAGTGAAATCCAAGAGGCAGGCGGCCACGCTAGAGCCGTACAATGCAATGTATTAGAAGATACTGACCTAACAAATTTAGTGGACACCACCTTAGCCGAATTTGGACAAATTAATATCTTAGTGAATAACGTCGGTGGTGGCGGAGCAGGGCGCGAGAGCCCAGCCTCCTTGAGTGTGGAGCAATTTGCGCGCACCTTTGAGCTTAACGTATTTAGTAATTGGCGCCTTGCCCAATTATGTGCGCCGCACATGGAAAATGCCGGCTATGGCTCCATTATTAATATGTCGTCCATGAGCTCAATTAATAAAAGCCCAGCAATCAGTGCCTATGCGTCGTCTAAAGCGGCCATTAACCACATGACAGCAAATTTAGCTTTTGACTACGGGCCTGCCGGTATTCGAGTTAATGCCGTAGGGCCAGGTGCGGTAAGAACCGATGCCTTAGCCTCGGTGCTTACTCCTGAAATTGAAGCTACTATGTTGGCGCATACGCCGCTTAAGCGCTTAGGCGAGCCAGAAGATATTGCCGGTGCCGTCTTATATTTTGCCGCGCCTATTTCTAATTGGGTGAGCGGCCAAGTGTTATTTGTTAATGGCGGCGGCGTACAAACGCTAGACTAA
- a CDS encoding serine hydrolase domain-containing protein, whose protein sequence is MSLFTPTAFINPLKRKASALLLPMLCLWPLSGQVQAIVASPVLPAPALLSAQDSDPTTLGWMQGFPPPPEKRLSVADGSFFTFPALRYSVVHMREFLPTVNVSRGITMSQLFPKAIDKAIAEIEFTPWHSHKTMTFADSLWHNYTDGIVVLHKGKLVYEDYFGALTPKNKHAAMSVTKSFTGTLAAMLVAEGALDDTKTVAEYVPELTDSAFGDATVRQVLDMTTGLKYSEDYADPDAEIWAYSTAGNPLPKPKEYQGPVGYFEYLQQVKKQGEHGEAFAYKTINSDALGWIISRVTGKSVAELLSEKIWQRLGMEQDAYYQVDELGIPFAGGGLSAGLRDMARFGELIRNQGRWKNKQIIPAAVIADIQQGADPEAFAKAGYNSLKGWSYRNMWWVTHNNNGAFAARGVHGQTIYIDPKAEMVLVRFASHPVASNSANDATSLPAYQAVADYLMTKD, encoded by the coding sequence ATGAGCCTATTCACGCCCACTGCTTTTATTAACCCACTTAAACGCAAAGCGAGCGCGCTGTTACTGCCTATGCTGTGTTTATGGCCGCTGAGTGGCCAAGTACAAGCCATTGTTGCCAGCCCAGTGCTGCCTGCTCCTGCCTTATTATCAGCACAAGACAGTGATCCCACGACTTTAGGGTGGATGCAGGGTTTCCCTCCGCCACCTGAAAAGCGCTTAAGTGTTGCAGATGGCTCATTTTTTACCTTTCCAGCGCTGCGCTATAGCGTGGTACATATGCGGGAGTTTTTGCCCACGGTAAATGTGTCGCGGGGCATTACGATGAGTCAGTTATTCCCTAAGGCCATTGATAAAGCCATCGCAGAGATTGAATTTACGCCTTGGCATAGTCATAAAACCATGACCTTTGCCGACTCACTGTGGCATAACTACACAGATGGCATCGTGGTGTTGCACAAAGGAAAATTAGTGTACGAAGACTACTTTGGCGCACTAACTCCCAAAAATAAGCATGCGGCTATGTCGGTCACTAAATCTTTTACCGGCACCTTAGCCGCCATGCTAGTGGCAGAAGGGGCATTGGATGACACTAAAACCGTCGCTGAATATGTACCTGAGCTTACAGATTCAGCCTTTGGTGATGCCACAGTGCGCCAAGTGCTGGACATGACCACTGGCTTAAAATATAGCGAAGACTACGCCGACCCAGATGCCGAAATTTGGGCCTACTCTACGGCGGGCAATCCTTTACCTAAGCCTAAAGAATATCAGGGACCTGTGGGTTATTTTGAATATTTACAGCAGGTTAAAAAACAAGGCGAGCATGGCGAGGCCTTTGCTTATAAAACCATTAACAGCGATGCGCTAGGCTGGATAATTTCTCGAGTAACCGGTAAGTCCGTCGCTGAGCTATTGTCAGAAAAAATTTGGCAACGCCTTGGCATGGAGCAAGATGCTTATTATCAAGTCGATGAACTGGGCATTCCTTTTGCAGGTGGAGGCTTAAGCGCCGGCCTTCGAGATATGGCCCGTTTTGGTGAGCTTATTCGCAACCAAGGACGGTGGAAAAACAAGCAAATTATTCCTGCAGCCGTTATTGCCGATATCCAGCAAGGCGCAGATCCCGAAGCTTTTGCAAAAGCTGGCTATAACTCTCTTAAAGGCTGGTCTTACCGCAATATGTGGTGGGTTACTCATAATAACAATGGTGCCTTTGCTGCTCGAGGTGTTCACGGGCAAACCATCTATATCGATCCTAAAGCCGAGATGGTGTTAGTACGTTTTGCCTCACACCCAGTGGCCAGCAATAGTGCTAACGATGCGACTTCGTTGCCGGCTTACCAGGCGGTAGCGGACTATTTGATGACAAAAGACTAA
- a CDS encoding calcium/sodium antiporter: MLISLAAIVVGLIILVWSADRFVDGASATASYAGMPPLLIGMIVVGFGTSAPEIVVSVISSLEGNPGLALGNAYGSNIANIGVILGITALISPIKVHSQVLRKELPVLLVISLLSLALVWNGMLSRVDAIILLAVFALLMAWSIRQAMAQPQDKLAAEEEQVIDEQAMTAKAAIIWLVLGLVLLVASSRLLVWGAVNIAQAFGVSDLIIGLTIVAIGTSLPELASSIVAIRKNQHDLAIGNVIGSNLFNTLVVVGLAGVISPLPVASEVISRDFLVMIGLTVSLFVLGYGFKKRQGRINRIEGALLLLVYISYSGWLAQEVLSASH; encoded by the coding sequence ATGCTAATTTCTCTTGCCGCCATTGTGGTGGGCTTAATCATTTTGGTGTGGAGTGCAGACCGCTTCGTCGATGGCGCCTCTGCTACTGCGAGTTATGCAGGCATGCCACCATTGTTGATCGGCATGATAGTGGTCGGTTTTGGTACCTCGGCCCCAGAAATTGTGGTATCGGTTATTTCTTCACTGGAGGGAAATCCTGGCCTTGCGCTAGGGAATGCCTATGGCTCAAACATTGCTAACATTGGTGTGATTTTAGGTATTACCGCGCTTATTAGTCCCATTAAGGTGCACTCACAAGTGTTGCGCAAAGAGTTGCCGGTGCTGCTAGTGATCTCTTTACTTTCATTAGCTTTAGTATGGAACGGCATGCTCTCGCGGGTTGATGCCATTATTTTATTAGCAGTATTTGCTTTATTAATGGCGTGGAGTATTCGCCAAGCCATGGCTCAACCACAAGATAAACTCGCGGCCGAAGAAGAACAGGTTATTGATGAGCAAGCCATGACGGCTAAAGCGGCCATTATTTGGCTGGTATTAGGCTTAGTATTGTTAGTGGCAAGCTCGCGGTTACTGGTGTGGGGCGCGGTAAATATTGCTCAAGCCTTTGGTGTGAGTGATTTAATTATTGGCTTAACCATAGTGGCGATTGGTACCTCCTTGCCTGAGCTTGCGTCTTCTATTGTAGCTATTCGCAAAAACCAGCATGACTTAGCTATTGGTAATGTTATTGGCTCAAACCTCTTTAATACCTTGGTGGTCGTCGGTTTAGCAGGCGTGATCAGCCCGCTGCCGGTGGCCAGTGAAGTGATCAGTCGGGACTTTTTAGTAATGATTGGCTTAACGGTCTCGTTATTTGTTTTAGGCTATGGCTTTAAAAAGCGCCAAGGACGAATTAATCGCATTGAAGGTGCGCTGTTATTGCTAGTTTATATCAGCTATAGCGGCTGGCTAGCACAAGAGGTTCTTAGCGCTAGTCATTAA
- the nirK gene encoding copper-containing nitrite reductase: protein MKLKTLVAAIGMTFALSVQASELPVIDAVLTSPPMVPPPISRDHAAKVVVKMETVEKVMEIADGVEYMFWTFGGSVPGQFLRIREGDEVEFHLSNHPSSKMPHNIDLHAVNGPGGGAAASFTAPGHTSVFNFKALHPGLYVYHCATAPVGMHIANGMYGLVLVEPKEGLPKVDKEYYVMQGDFYTKGAYGEQGFQAFDMDKAIKEDADYVLFNGAVGALTGDKALTANVGETVRLFMGNGGPNLASSFHVIGEIFDKVNVEAGTLENHNVQTSLIPAGGAITAEFKVDVPGNFIMVDHSIFRAFNKGALGMINVDGPEDKVIYSGKVSETVYLPEGSAVQSIPNNRPKQAASSKEDQMLYGKRVYEANCQACHQADGKGIPGAFPPLAKSDFLNDDPTRAIDVVVHGLKGPIKVNGAAFDSIMPAMALSDEDTANVLTYVLNTWDNNGTVVSPKEVKKRRDSGKPLVMEGSAH from the coding sequence ATGAAATTAAAAACCCTTGTTGCTGCAATCGGTATGACCTTTGCTTTATCTGTACAAGCAAGTGAGTTACCTGTCATTGATGCAGTATTAACTTCCCCTCCCATGGTGCCACCACCCATTAGCCGAGATCATGCGGCAAAAGTGGTTGTTAAAATGGAAACTGTTGAAAAAGTCATGGAAATCGCCGATGGCGTTGAGTACATGTTCTGGACATTTGGTGGCTCAGTACCTGGTCAATTCTTACGAATTCGTGAAGGCGATGAGGTTGAATTTCATCTTTCAAACCACCCCAGCTCTAAAATGCCGCACAACATAGACTTACACGCGGTTAACGGCCCAGGCGGTGGTGCTGCTGCCTCTTTTACTGCTCCTGGCCACACCTCAGTATTTAACTTTAAAGCCTTACATCCGGGCTTGTACGTGTATCACTGTGCCACCGCACCGGTGGGCATGCACATTGCTAATGGCATGTACGGTTTAGTTTTGGTTGAGCCTAAAGAAGGCTTGCCAAAAGTGGATAAAGAATACTACGTCATGCAAGGCGACTTTTATACGAAAGGCGCATATGGCGAACAAGGCTTCCAAGCTTTTGATATGGACAAGGCCATTAAAGAAGATGCGGATTATGTCTTATTTAACGGCGCAGTGGGTGCACTCACAGGCGATAAAGCCCTTACCGCTAACGTAGGTGAAACCGTACGTTTATTTATGGGTAATGGTGGCCCTAACTTAGCGTCTTCTTTCCACGTCATTGGCGAGATTTTCGATAAAGTAAACGTAGAAGCAGGTACGCTCGAAAACCATAACGTACAAACATCTTTAATTCCGGCCGGTGGCGCTATTACCGCCGAATTTAAAGTGGATGTACCGGGCAACTTTATTATGGTTGACCACTCAATCTTCCGTGCCTTTAATAAAGGCGCACTGGGCATGATTAATGTCGATGGCCCAGAAGATAAAGTCATCTATTCTGGAAAAGTATCAGAAACCGTTTACTTGCCAGAAGGCTCGGCCGTACAGAGCATCCCTAATAACCGTCCTAAGCAAGCGGCTAGCAGTAAAGAAGACCAAATGCTCTATGGTAAGCGCGTCTATGAAGCTAACTGCCAAGCATGTCACCAAGCAGATGGTAAAGGTATCCCAGGTGCGTTCCCTCCATTGGCGAAGTCTGACTTCTTGAACGACGATCCTACTCGTGCCATCGATGTCGTCGTGCATGGCTTAAAAGGCCCCATCAAAGTCAATGGCGCCGCCTTTGACAGTATTATGCCTGCGATGGCTTTATCTGATGAAGATACCGCTAACGTCTTAACCTATGTGCTCAATACGTGGGATAACAACGGCACAGTAGTGAGTCCAAAAGAGGTGAAAAAACGTCGTGACTCAGGTAAGCCGTTAGTAATGGAAGGGAGTGCACACTAA
- a CDS encoding formylglycine-generating enzyme family protein translates to MTRALLLGLAALASGVPPLFAASSEAANFNVERMVELPSGEVRPLYLTKDSPLTPVASFWLDTHPVTNAEFADFVRQHPAWQADQAPALFVESQYLTHWPSNNEKMTATQAAQPMTYVSWYAADAYCQAQGKRLPTVSEWEYAAQASEQKRDGSKEEGYTRRILSWYAKSATTELNTVGQSPANYWQVYDLHGLVWEWTQDFNSALVTGESRGDSTIDQGLFCGSGAAGSADPSDYAAFMRYGFRSSLKAAYTLGNLGFRCAQDSSEPKQGAI, encoded by the coding sequence ATGACTAGGGCACTATTGCTGGGCTTGGCCGCCTTAGCAAGTGGGGTGCCCCCCCTCTTTGCAGCCTCTTCAGAGGCTGCTAATTTCAATGTTGAGCGAATGGTCGAACTTCCCAGCGGGGAAGTTCGACCGCTTTATCTCACCAAAGACAGCCCATTGACCCCGGTGGCCTCCTTTTGGTTGGACACCCACCCAGTCACTAACGCTGAATTTGCCGATTTTGTACGCCAACATCCTGCTTGGCAAGCCGACCAAGCGCCCGCTTTATTTGTAGAGTCTCAATATTTAACACACTGGCCCAGTAATAATGAAAAAATGACCGCCACCCAAGCGGCGCAACCCATGACCTATGTATCTTGGTATGCAGCTGATGCTTATTGCCAAGCTCAAGGCAAACGCTTACCTACTGTGTCGGAATGGGAGTATGCGGCTCAAGCCTCTGAACAAAAAAGAGATGGCAGTAAAGAAGAGGGCTATACCCGACGGATTTTATCCTGGTATGCCAAGTCGGCCACTACCGAGTTAAATACGGTAGGTCAAAGCCCAGCTAACTACTGGCAAGTTTATGATTTACACGGGTTAGTATGGGAGTGGACCCAAGACTTTAACTCCGCTTTAGTCACTGGAGAGTCCCGTGGCGATAGCACGATAGATCAAGGTTTATTTTGTGGCTCGGGTGCTGCTGGCAGTGCCGATCCTTCAGATTATGCCGCATTTATGCGCTACGGCTTTCGCTCAAGTTTAAAAGCTGCCTACACCTTAGGTAACTTAGGGTTTAGGTGTGCACAAGATAGCAGTGAGCCTAAGCAAGGAGCTATATAA